A region from the Cryptosporangium arvum DSM 44712 genome encodes:
- a CDS encoding chitinase — MAFVMTTAGAYAAVGPTIRHTASPLAAGCSAEECEDDETPSAEPAPSAESKRPHVRRSHLPAAGGKASPSPRPTNSNGTEFSPYVDVLQYSEADLLEVRNAGVKHLNLAFIISGNGCTPAWDGQVGVGDSSVKSKVSAYRAAGGQVRVSFGGESGTELAASCSSADELASAYQSVIDAYGLTRVDFDVEGGVLGDSASVDRRSQAIAILERTASAAGKSLEVSVTLPVNPSGLTSDGVNLLNSAASNGATIHAVNVMAMDFGSEAAPDPDGRMGYYAIQSMKGTQKQIKSAFGLSEAAAWSRVAVTTLIGVNEPSTEVFTASDAQQLSAFARSRGAAWTSFWQLARDQPCSDGAEANASSDSCSGASDSKYHLARSFLG; from the coding sequence GTGGCGTTCGTGATGACCACCGCCGGTGCGTACGCCGCGGTCGGGCCGACGATCCGGCACACCGCTTCGCCGCTCGCTGCGGGCTGCAGCGCGGAGGAGTGCGAAGACGACGAGACGCCCTCGGCCGAGCCGGCGCCGTCCGCGGAGTCGAAGCGGCCGCACGTGCGTCGATCGCACCTCCCGGCCGCGGGTGGCAAGGCCTCGCCGTCGCCAAGGCCGACCAACTCCAACGGCACCGAGTTCTCGCCCTACGTCGACGTGCTGCAGTACTCGGAAGCCGACCTGCTCGAGGTTCGCAACGCCGGGGTCAAGCACCTCAACCTGGCGTTCATCATCTCCGGCAACGGCTGCACCCCGGCGTGGGACGGCCAGGTGGGTGTCGGTGACTCGTCGGTCAAGAGCAAGGTGTCGGCGTACCGGGCCGCCGGCGGCCAGGTGCGGGTCTCGTTCGGCGGGGAGTCCGGCACCGAGCTCGCGGCGAGCTGCTCGTCGGCCGACGAGCTGGCGTCGGCGTACCAGAGCGTCATCGACGCGTACGGGCTCACCCGGGTCGACTTCGACGTCGAGGGCGGCGTGCTCGGTGACAGCGCGTCGGTCGACCGGCGCTCACAGGCGATCGCGATCCTGGAGCGGACCGCTTCGGCGGCCGGGAAGTCGCTCGAAGTCTCGGTGACCCTTCCGGTGAACCCGAGTGGCCTGACCTCCGACGGGGTCAACCTGCTCAACAGCGCGGCGAGCAACGGCGCCACGATCCACGCCGTGAACGTCATGGCGATGGACTTCGGCAGCGAGGCGGCGCCGGACCCGGACGGCCGGATGGGGTACTACGCGATCCAGTCGATGAAGGGCACGCAGAAGCAGATCAAGAGCGCGTTCGGGCTGTCGGAGGCCGCGGCCTGGTCCCGGGTCGCGGTCACGACGCTGATCGGCGTCAACGAGCCCTCGACCGAGGTGTTCACCGCCTCCGACGCCCAGCAGCTGAGCGCGTTCGCGCGTTCGCGGGGCGCGGCGTGGACGTCGTTCTGGCAGCTCGCCCGGGACCAGCCGTGCTCGGACGGCGCCGAGGCGAACGCGAGCTCGGACTCCTGCTCCGGCGCGAGCGACAGCAAGTACCACCTC
- a CDS encoding BTAD domain-containing putative transcriptional regulator: MDVDGAEPALRFAALGPLRIWRGGQALDLGPGKQRAVLAVLLLDANRAVPAQRIVEAVWDDDPPENGANVVQKYVAGLRRVLEPERSPRTPSQVLTLGDGGYRLHVGEYDVQTFQSRVRRAETSRRSGDAVGAAAELRRGLELWRGIPLAGLAGRWFDARRQQLGDHYAAAWESLAELELELGRHAALTTELGRLVNEYPGREGLRAALMLALYRSGRQVEALAAYRDAQDHLREEFGVDPGDHLRELHQQILSSDPALVSVPTQRVAEQLPETPPPLPAPAHATAPAPAATPAPAAARIAPPVAPPPAAQWHPVGSPAVPGPPPLGSPPLGLPPLGPPGFSTPPYSPPPYPMPFPSPPYGVGHSPPPLPIPKPSGDNRVVLGWIKASLFTLLAIFTFGHATFLLIGYIGIRRRSILNVAAAVVYLAATLGFWIAAFTIPAEYNEVDSPWTIWDWFILSGLVISPLVGAAHVFTLVMYDENSRRNVDQAAAITGQMDRERALQIVTHHPEMARELRIGRPDLPRWFGDGGLIDVNGVPEYVLAQLPGMSVEQAGRIIADRIVRGPYTSVYDLTCRHPDLRLNVAALHRFVALVVPSNSTT, from the coding sequence GTGGACGTCGACGGCGCCGAACCGGCGCTGCGTTTCGCCGCCCTCGGTCCACTCCGGATCTGGCGAGGCGGCCAGGCCCTCGACCTCGGTCCGGGAAAACAGCGGGCAGTGCTCGCCGTACTGCTCCTCGACGCCAACCGTGCGGTGCCGGCGCAGCGCATCGTCGAAGCGGTCTGGGACGACGATCCGCCCGAGAACGGCGCGAACGTCGTCCAGAAGTACGTCGCCGGGTTGCGCCGGGTGCTGGAGCCCGAACGCTCGCCACGCACCCCGTCCCAGGTGCTGACGCTCGGCGACGGCGGGTACCGGCTGCACGTCGGCGAGTACGACGTCCAGACGTTTCAGAGTCGGGTTCGCCGGGCGGAGACGTCACGGAGGAGCGGTGACGCGGTCGGAGCCGCCGCCGAGTTGCGCCGTGGCCTCGAACTCTGGCGCGGGATTCCGCTCGCCGGGCTCGCCGGCCGGTGGTTCGACGCCCGGCGCCAGCAGCTCGGCGACCACTACGCCGCCGCGTGGGAGTCGCTCGCCGAGCTCGAGCTCGAGCTCGGACGGCACGCCGCTCTCACCACCGAGCTGGGCCGCCTGGTCAACGAGTACCCGGGGCGCGAAGGCCTGCGCGCGGCGTTGATGCTCGCGCTCTACCGCTCGGGGCGCCAGGTCGAGGCGCTGGCCGCCTACCGGGACGCCCAGGACCATCTGCGCGAGGAGTTCGGCGTCGATCCCGGCGACCACCTCCGCGAGCTGCACCAGCAGATCCTGTCGTCGGATCCGGCGCTGGTGTCGGTGCCGACGCAGCGGGTCGCCGAGCAGCTCCCGGAGACGCCACCGCCCCTTCCGGCGCCGGCCCACGCGACGGCCCCGGCCCCGGCGGCGACCCCGGCCCCGGCCGCGGCCCGGATCGCGCCGCCGGTGGCGCCTCCGCCGGCCGCGCAGTGGCACCCGGTCGGCTCGCCGGCGGTGCCAGGCCCTCCGCCGCTCGGCTCTCCGCCGCTCGGCCTACCGCCGCTCGGCCCACCGGGGTTCAGTACTCCCCCGTACAGCCCGCCGCCGTACCCGATGCCGTTCCCCTCGCCGCCGTACGGCGTCGGGCACTCCCCGCCCCCGCTGCCCATCCCCAAACCGTCCGGTGACAACCGGGTCGTGCTCGGCTGGATCAAGGCGTCCCTGTTCACGTTGCTGGCCATCTTCACGTTCGGTCACGCGACGTTCCTGCTGATCGGTTACATCGGCATCCGTCGGCGCAGCATCCTGAACGTCGCCGCCGCGGTCGTCTACCTCGCGGCGACCCTCGGGTTCTGGATCGCGGCGTTCACGATTCCGGCCGAGTACAACGAGGTCGACAGCCCGTGGACGATCTGGGACTGGTTCATCCTGTCCGGTCTGGTGATCTCCCCGCTCGTCGGCGCGGCCCACGTGTTCACGCTCGTGATGTACGACGAGAACAGCCGGCGCAACGTCGACCAGGCCGCGGCGATCACCGGGCAGATGGACCGGGAGCGGGCGCTGCAGATCGTCACGCACCACCCGGAGATGGCCCGTGAGCTCCGGATCGGCCGCCCCGACCTGCCCCGCTGGTTCGGCGACGGCGGCCTGATCGACGTCAACGGGGTGCCGGAGTACGTCCTGGCTCAGTTGCCCGGGATGTCGGTGGAACAAGCCGGTCGGATCATCGCCGACCGGATCGTGCGCGGGCCCTACACGTCGGTCTACGACCTCACCTGCCGCCACCCCGACCTGCGGCTCAACGTCGCCGCGCTGCACCGCTTCGTGGCCCTCGTCGTGCCCAGCAACTCAACTACGTGA
- a CDS encoding DUF5709 domain-containing protein produces the protein MSTEHFAESVTDPEAEGLPGYADDDSFADPERNAARAADGPSAAALPTDRPIASTEFGTTAEEQREGEPLEDRLRREEPDVIEELDAPTVADPVGEAEAEWESTNTDETDLDTGGSPRDDYPEVQARPLDADDVATEIDGVAPEAEDPETAAALDGLDPRTDSPVSVYDRDFDDQAGRLVEPDEGAHVDDEKDAIADERGFGGTSAEEQAIHVVRDLP, from the coding sequence ATGAGCACCGAGCACTTCGCCGAATCGGTCACCGACCCGGAGGCCGAGGGGCTGCCGGGGTATGCCGACGACGACTCGTTCGCGGACCCGGAGCGTAACGCCGCCCGCGCGGCGGACGGTCCTTCGGCGGCGGCTCTCCCGACCGACCGCCCGATCGCGTCGACGGAGTTCGGCACGACGGCCGAGGAACAACGCGAGGGCGAACCGCTGGAGGACCGGCTGCGTCGCGAGGAGCCCGACGTCATCGAGGAACTCGACGCTCCCACGGTGGCCGACCCGGTCGGCGAGGCCGAGGCCGAGTGGGAGTCGACGAACACCGACGAGACCGACCTCGACACCGGGGGCAGCCCGCGTGACGACTACCCCGAGGTGCAGGCGCGCCCGCTGGACGCCGACGACGTCGCCACCGAGATCGACGGCGTCGCTCCCGAGGCGGAGGACCCGGAGACCGCGGCGGCCCTCGACGGTCTCGACCCGCGCACCGACTCGCCGGTCTCGGTCTACGACCGGGACTTCGACGACCAGGCCGGCCGCCTGGTCGAGCCGGACGAGGGTGCCCACGTCGACGACGAGAAGGACGCGATCGCCGACGAGCGGGGTTTCGGCGGCACCTCGGCCGAGGAACAAGCCATTCACGTGGTGCGCGACCTGCCCTGA
- a CDS encoding SigE family RNA polymerase sigma factor, translated as MEGVFDRPREHAFHNFFEAHHGELARMASLITGDSSVADDLAADALAEIWRYWDRVRAADDPLAYARGVLVNVARSWNRRNGLEEHSARLLGLFRRDERTAEADVPAALDVRAALARLPYRRRACVVLRYAFDVSEREVADILGISVGTVKSQTSRGAAQLAALIAATDGSVDPRAALVRSVAGGRRGATGGAR; from the coding sequence GTGGAAGGCGTGTTCGATCGGCCCCGCGAACACGCCTTCCACAATTTTTTTGAAGCCCACCACGGAGAGCTGGCCCGCATGGCGTCGCTGATCACCGGGGACAGCAGCGTCGCCGACGACCTGGCCGCCGACGCCCTGGCCGAGATCTGGCGCTACTGGGATCGCGTGAGGGCCGCGGACGACCCGCTGGCCTACGCGCGCGGAGTCCTGGTGAACGTCGCCCGGAGCTGGAACCGGCGCAACGGGTTGGAAGAACACAGCGCCCGCCTGCTGGGCCTGTTCCGCCGGGACGAGCGCACCGCCGAGGCCGACGTTCCCGCCGCGCTCGACGTCCGCGCCGCGCTGGCCCGCCTTCCGTACCGCCGGCGCGCGTGCGTCGTGCTGCGGTACGCGTTCGACGTGTCCGAGCGTGAGGTCGCGGACATCCTCGGCATCTCCGTCGGCACCGTGAAGAGCCAGACGTCCCGCGGCGCCGCGCAACTCGCCGCGTTGATCGCGGCCACCGACGGGTCGGTCGATCCGCGGGCCGCGCTGGTCCGGAGCGTGGCCGGTGGCCGCCGGGGCGCGACCGGGGGCGCGAGATGA
- a CDS encoding APC family permease, with translation MSRTHEGTLAGWQLAIVATMSHAPLLVAWVAIPGAFQFGHVVAMPLVYVLGGVALLCAALAFTSMARRVRHPGGLYALVSAGLGPTLGLGVAAVVLVSYLGSLVSLYAVFALTLSGLSVDVLGVDLPGEAAALIGVVLVSLLSMVRLRRVIWLLGALLVAQAVILIWFDVRALQLPMRDGDLTAPLDPGWLFSGSFGIALCFAVTAFIGLDTSLNFIRDVRAPGRNVPRAAYLAGIIMTAASAFSAWAVSAATSGQARAAVAPDDVAATTGTTGQSLFTLIGRIVGPEAAANVARLIMFTLVLAVVGCAVVLHKAVNRQLSGLALDGVLPPAFRLGARKAVHVRAAVPALAAIGAVAVVASGDRIYALWLGLASGLGITGALALTSISALFWFLRSDEDETDVGGWELRAVAGAVAAVVTGFVFVFGLLRLSSVFPPAGGRPSWLLAALIGAAFAAGVAWAMVLRFRRPSVHAGIGRPDDDAVPPVAAVPPVAEHVPVHETYSYHR, from the coding sequence ATGTCCAGAACGCACGAGGGCACACTCGCCGGCTGGCAACTGGCGATCGTCGCCACGATGAGCCACGCACCCCTGCTGGTGGCCTGGGTGGCCATCCCCGGCGCCTTCCAGTTCGGGCACGTGGTCGCGATGCCGCTGGTCTACGTGCTCGGCGGCGTCGCGCTGCTCTGCGCGGCGCTGGCCTTCACCAGCATGGCCCGCCGGGTACGGCACCCCGGCGGCCTCTACGCGCTGGTCTCCGCCGGGCTCGGCCCGACGCTCGGGCTCGGCGTCGCCGCCGTGGTGCTCGTGTCGTACCTGGGGTCGCTCGTCTCGCTCTACGCCGTGTTCGCGCTGACCCTCTCCGGCCTGTCGGTCGACGTGCTCGGCGTCGACCTGCCCGGTGAGGCCGCCGCGTTGATCGGCGTGGTGCTCGTCTCGCTGCTGAGCATGGTCCGGCTGCGCCGGGTGATCTGGCTGCTGGGCGCGCTGCTCGTCGCGCAGGCCGTCATCCTGATCTGGTTCGACGTCCGGGCGCTGCAACTGCCGATGCGTGACGGCGACCTCACCGCGCCGCTCGATCCGGGCTGGCTGTTCAGCGGCTCGTTCGGGATCGCGCTCTGCTTCGCGGTGACCGCGTTCATCGGCCTGGACACCAGCCTCAACTTCATTCGCGACGTGCGCGCCCCCGGCCGCAACGTCCCGCGGGCGGCCTACCTGGCGGGAATCATCATGACGGCCGCGTCGGCGTTCAGCGCCTGGGCGGTCAGTGCGGCCACCAGCGGCCAGGCCCGGGCCGCCGTCGCGCCCGACGACGTCGCCGCCACAACCGGCACCACCGGCCAGTCGCTGTTCACGCTGATCGGCCGCATCGTCGGCCCGGAAGCGGCGGCGAACGTCGCCCGGCTGATCATGTTCACGCTCGTGCTCGCGGTCGTCGGCTGTGCGGTCGTGCTGCACAAGGCCGTGAACCGGCAGCTGTCCGGCCTCGCGCTCGACGGTGTGCTGCCGCCGGCGTTCCGGCTCGGCGCGCGGAAAGCCGTGCACGTCCGCGCCGCCGTCCCGGCGCTGGCCGCGATCGGCGCGGTCGCCGTCGTCGCGAGTGGCGACCGCATCTACGCGCTCTGGCTCGGCCTGGCCAGTGGGCTCGGCATCACCGGCGCACTTGCGCTCACGTCGATAAGCGCGTTGTTCTGGTTCCTGCGCAGCGACGAGGACGAGACCGACGTCGGCGGCTGGGAGCTGCGCGCGGTCGCCGGTGCGGTCGCCGCGGTCGTGACCGGCTTCGTATTCGTCTTCGGCCTGCTACGCCTGTCGTCGGTGTTCCCGCCGGCCGGTGGCCGGCCGTCGTGGTTGCTCGCCGCGTTGATCGGTGCGGCGTTCGCCGCCGGGGTCGCGTGGGCGATGGTGCTGCGGTTCCGCCGTCCGTCCGTTCACGCGGGCATCGGCCGGCCCGACGACGACGCCGTCCCGCCCGTCGCCGCGGTGCCGCCGGTCGCCGAGCACGTTCCGGTGCACGAGACGTACTCGTACCACCGCTGA
- a CDS encoding TetR/AcrR family transcriptional regulator — protein sequence MSSATEIGRPGSAAWWHDRRAARHRRRHRPGGLTIEQITKSALVIVDDEGLSALTMRRLADELGTGAASLYRHVANREELLVEAVDHVLGEVEFGTPKPTWREDFANQAHLLWSTLIAHPHLLPVVLRTPLLGPNAVAGREASLRRMLDFGFDPVDVQPIYTVIVTTALGHAAFAGAIERPGPLRPEVYAALPAEEYPTVTALAERTEPQTSSALFALTIDIMLDGINTRYPRKERSC from the coding sequence ATGAGCTCCGCGACCGAGATCGGGCGGCCCGGCAGCGCCGCGTGGTGGCACGACCGCCGCGCCGCGCGGCACCGGCGCCGCCACCGCCCGGGCGGCTTGACGATCGAACAGATCACCAAGTCCGCGCTGGTGATCGTCGACGACGAAGGGCTGAGCGCGCTGACCATGCGCCGGCTGGCCGACGAACTCGGCACCGGGGCCGCATCGCTGTACCGGCACGTCGCCAACCGCGAGGAACTGCTGGTCGAGGCCGTCGACCACGTCCTCGGCGAGGTGGAGTTCGGCACCCCGAAGCCGACCTGGCGGGAGGACTTCGCCAACCAGGCGCACCTGCTGTGGTCAACGCTCATCGCGCACCCGCATCTGCTGCCGGTGGTGCTGCGCACGCCGCTGCTCGGGCCGAACGCGGTCGCCGGACGCGAAGCGAGCCTGCGCCGGATGCTCGACTTCGGCTTCGACCCGGTCGACGTCCAGCCGATCTACACCGTCATCGTCACGACCGCGCTGGGCCACGCCGCGTTCGCGGGGGCCATCGAGCGGCCCGGCCCGCTACGCCCGGAGGTGTACGCGGCGCTGCCGGCCGAGGAGTACCCGACGGTGACCGCGCTGGCCGAGCGCACCGAACCCCAGACCTCGTCGGCCCTGTTCGCGCTGACGATCGACATCATGTTGGACGGCATCAACACCCGTTATCCCCGCAAGGAGCGTTCGTGCTGA
- a CDS encoding acetylxylan esterase: MLTDLPLDQLITYRSSQTRPDDFVEFWDTTLAAARQHDIDVSAELVQTGLTTIDTYDVSFAGYGGERIRAWLRVPAGASQPLPTIVEYIGYGGGRGHVLENLTWASAGYAHLYMDTRGQGSKWSVGHTPDSAASGPQIPGFVTRGIEDPSTYYYRRLYTDAVRAVDAARALPQVDAERIAVHGRSQGGALTLAVAGLRNDVRAALAFVPFLSDFPRATRITDAQPYREVADYLATHRENVAKAHRTLSYFDGVNMVSRASAPALISVALMDPVCPPSTVYAAINAYPGPCEVLTWDYNGHEGGGPVDQERALTFLKAQLG, from the coding sequence GTGCTGACCGATCTACCCCTAGACCAGCTGATCACGTACCGCAGCAGCCAGACGCGACCCGACGATTTCGTGGAGTTCTGGGACACCACGCTGGCCGCGGCCCGCCAGCACGACATCGACGTCTCGGCGGAACTCGTCCAGACCGGCCTCACGACGATCGACACCTACGACGTCTCGTTCGCCGGGTACGGCGGCGAGCGGATCCGGGCCTGGCTGCGGGTCCCGGCCGGGGCTTCCCAGCCGCTGCCGACGATCGTCGAGTACATCGGGTACGGCGGCGGTCGGGGGCACGTGCTGGAGAACCTGACCTGGGCCTCGGCCGGCTACGCCCACCTGTACATGGACACCAGGGGCCAGGGCTCGAAGTGGAGCGTCGGGCACACGCCGGACTCGGCCGCGTCCGGGCCGCAGATCCCGGGGTTCGTCACCCGGGGCATCGAGGACCCGTCGACCTACTACTACCGGCGGCTCTACACCGACGCGGTGCGCGCGGTCGACGCCGCCCGAGCGCTTCCACAGGTCGACGCCGAGCGCATCGCGGTGCACGGCCGGAGCCAGGGCGGCGCACTGACGCTTGCCGTCGCCGGGCTGCGCAACGACGTCCGCGCCGCGCTGGCGTTCGTGCCGTTCCTGTCGGACTTCCCCCGGGCGACACGCATCACCGACGCGCAGCCGTACCGCGAGGTGGCCGACTACCTGGCCACCCACCGCGAGAACGTGGCCAAGGCGCACCGCACGCTCTCGTACTTCGACGGGGTCAACATGGTCTCGCGGGCGAGCGCACCGGCGTTGATCTCGGTGGCGCTGATGGACCCGGTCTGCCCGCCGTCGACGGTGTACGCGGCGATCAACGCGTACCCGGGGCCGTGCGAGGTGCTGACCTGGGACTACAACGGCCACGAGGGCGGCGGGCCGGTCGACCAGGAGCGGGCGCTGACGTTCCTGAAGGCTCAGCTGGGCTGA
- a CDS encoding PAS domain-containing protein — MDENCELHDERRLAAVDRAAAILSGVPLSMDAIAGAAASVTGAPIGVVSLVDGEWDRLVGLHGIGGVFALTRRIAVADSLCRSVVASGEPVWLADTAEDPAAARAAVVSYLGIGAFAAVPLLGSDGAVVGSICALDHGPRPWSVAQRAALSGVATTAGLLPGVAGMAAELTVNLLDLVPLLDALAEAFLVVDGDGAILAWNAAATGTFGWTREEVLGTPLHQLLFPDRDAVTIRAILATLSALPSERRGAVRRQTMWATTKAGRRMPVDASIRAVSGAGGTRICVSLLDASGRFDAEADADRREGLLQAVLNSLTTAVYVCDADGRPLFGNPALLEVMEAEPASLAGAALQLRQYLLGADGTVMEPADYPSARALAGEHVRDAPMVFHVPGRPVRRFLANAERIVVGDGAEGAVVALRDVTVASQDRGRRACELAVARLLLRCGYSAEVAQRLVGAVADAQPGTRVRLWLTEDAELRLVADSSGECRPAAVRRGEGRVGSALATAAPAVGPGSGIAVPVPGADEVLGVLDAEFGGDDEAEPDALAAHLARVAADLGYHLHVHRQGQPS, encoded by the coding sequence ATGGACGAAAACTGCGAGCTCCACGACGAGCGACGGCTCGCGGCGGTCGATCGGGCGGCGGCGATCCTGTCCGGAGTCCCGCTCTCGATGGACGCCATCGCCGGCGCAGCGGCGAGCGTCACGGGCGCGCCGATCGGTGTCGTCTCGCTCGTCGACGGCGAGTGGGACCGGCTCGTCGGGTTGCACGGCATCGGCGGTGTGTTCGCGCTGACCCGGCGGATCGCGGTCGCCGACTCCCTGTGCCGGAGCGTGGTGGCCTCGGGCGAACCGGTCTGGCTCGCCGACACCGCCGAGGATCCGGCGGCGGCCCGGGCCGCGGTGGTCTCCTACCTCGGCATCGGGGCGTTCGCCGCGGTGCCGCTGCTCGGGTCGGACGGTGCGGTCGTCGGGAGCATCTGCGCGCTCGACCACGGCCCGCGGCCGTGGAGCGTGGCTCAGCGTGCCGCGTTGTCCGGAGTCGCGACGACGGCCGGCCTGCTGCCCGGCGTCGCGGGGATGGCCGCCGAGCTCACGGTCAACCTGCTCGACCTCGTCCCGCTGCTCGACGCGCTGGCCGAGGCGTTCCTGGTGGTCGACGGCGACGGCGCGATCCTGGCCTGGAACGCGGCGGCGACCGGAACGTTCGGCTGGACCCGCGAGGAGGTCCTCGGTACCCCGCTGCACCAGCTGCTGTTCCCCGACCGCGACGCCGTGACGATCCGCGCGATCCTGGCGACGCTGTCCGCGCTGCCCTCCGAGCGGCGCGGCGCGGTCCGACGTCAGACCATGTGGGCGACGACGAAGGCGGGCCGGCGGATGCCTGTCGACGCGTCGATCCGCGCGGTGTCCGGGGCCGGTGGCACCCGGATCTGCGTCTCGCTGCTCGACGCCTCGGGCCGGTTCGACGCCGAAGCCGACGCCGATCGGCGCGAGGGGCTGCTCCAGGCGGTGCTGAACAGCCTCACCACCGCGGTCTACGTGTGTGACGCGGACGGCCGCCCGCTGTTCGGCAACCCGGCCCTGCTCGAGGTGATGGAGGCCGAGCCGGCGTCGCTCGCCGGGGCCGCACTGCAGCTGCGGCAGTACCTGCTCGGGGCGGACGGCACCGTGATGGAGCCGGCCGACTACCCGAGCGCACGCGCGCTGGCCGGGGAGCACGTCCGGGACGCCCCGATGGTCTTCCACGTCCCGGGCCGACCGGTCCGGCGCTTCCTCGCCAACGCCGAGCGGATCGTCGTCGGTGACGGTGCCGAGGGTGCGGTCGTGGCCCTGCGTGACGTCACGGTCGCGAGCCAGGACCGCGGCCGGCGGGCCTGCGAGCTGGCCGTCGCCCGGCTGCTGCTGCGCTGCGGTTACTCGGCCGAGGTGGCGCAGCGCCTGGTCGGTGCGGTGGCCGACGCGCAGCCCGGCACCCGCGTCCGGCTCTGGCTCACCGAGGACGCCGAGCTCCGGTTGGTCGCCGACTCGTCCGGGGAGTGCCGGCCGGCCGCGGTGCGCCGGGGCGAGGGCCGGGTGGGCTCGGCCCTGGCCACCGCGGCCCCGGCCGTCGGCCCGGGATCCGGGATCGCCGTCCCGGTGCCGGGGGCCGACGAGGTGCTCGGTGTCCTCGACGCCGAGTTCGGCGGCGACGACGAGGCCGAACCGGACGCGCTGGCCGCGCACCTCGCCCGGGTCGCCGCCGACCTCGGCTACCACCTCCACGTGCACCGCCAGGGTCAGCCCAGCTGA